Proteins from a single region of Campylobacter sputorum:
- a CDS encoding 3'-5' exonuclease, producing MQLEAFIKFFITNPLYYKDFVNIASNIKEINEIINVKNLCEWKTLGLNLQKDYINRVVPVFKHTLIKDQVFCIVDIETNGSMKDGQIIEIGAVKLQNSKIVDTFETLIYAPFIPENITQLTGIFTNDLKDAPNLKIALEKFKIFLQDSVFIAHNVRFDYNFISNSLSKIGLGILLNPKLCTIELAKRTISSKKYGLEHLKELLNINNAHHRAMSDTISATKIFQHCLNFIPDNIKTTYDLINFSKTAPIIPKPEKINTD from the coding sequence TTGCAGCTAGAGGCTTTTATTAAATTTTTTATAACAAATCCACTTTATTACAAAGATTTTGTAAATATAGCAAGCAACATCAAAGAGATAAATGAGATAATAAATGTAAAAAATTTATGTGAATGGAAAACGCTTGGGTTAAATTTACAAAAAGACTACATAAATCGAGTTGTTCCAGTTTTTAAACATACATTGATTAAAGATCAAGTATTTTGTATTGTAGATATAGAAACAAATGGTAGTATGAAAGATGGGCAGATTATAGAAATTGGTGCTGTAAAACTACAAAATTCAAAAATCGTAGATACTTTTGAAACGCTAATTTATGCACCATTTATACCAGAAAATATTACACAATTAACAGGAATTTTTACAAACGATTTAAAAGATGCACCAAATTTAAAAATTGCACTAGAAAAATTTAAGATTTTTTTGCAAGACTCTGTATTTATAGCCCATAATGTCAGGTTTGACTACAATTTTATAAGTAATAGTCTAAGTAAAATTGGACTTGGAATACTTTTAAATCCAAAACTTTGCACAATAGAACTTGCAAAAAGAACAATATCATCAAAAAAATATGGTCTTGAACATCTAAAAGAACTTCTAAACATAAACAACGCCCATCATAGAGCGATGAGCGATACGATATCTGCTACAAAAATTTTTCAGCATTGTTTAAATTTCATACCAGATAATATCAAAACTACTTATGATCTTATAAATTTTAGCAAAACAGCACCAATAATACCAAAGCCAGAAAAAATAAATACCGACTAA
- the ppk2 gene encoding polyphosphate kinase 2 gives MLNEEKKENRKKEKKEKKKAYKKELKNLQIELLKMQYYIKEKGLKLLIIMEGRDAAGKGGTIKRIIEHLNPRGCRVVALPKPSDVESTQWYFQRYVAHLPSAGEIVIFDRSWYNRAMVEPVMGFCTQKEHRNFLQEVPQFEFLLTRSGIMIFKFFLSINKETQAKRFKSRRTNPLKRFKISPVDNMAQELWNQYSMAQSSMFLQTDTDINPWIIIDSNSKKQARINTIKTILNKVDYKDKCSQDKLKINKEKIRSAADELKILEQAIKKMKITL, from the coding sequence ATGCTTAATGAAGAAAAAAAAGAAAATAGAAAAAAAGAGAAAAAGGAAAAGAAAAAAGCATATAAAAAAGAGCTTAAAAATCTTCAAATAGAGCTTTTGAAAATGCAATATTATATAAAAGAAAAAGGTTTAAAACTTCTTATTATAATGGAAGGGCGAGATGCTGCAGGAAAAGGTGGAACTATAAAACGCATAATAGAACATTTAAATCCTAGAGGATGTAGGGTTGTAGCACTTCCTAAGCCTAGTGATGTAGAATCCACTCAATGGTATTTTCAAAGATATGTCGCTCATTTGCCAAGTGCGGGAGAGATTGTTATTTTTGATCGCTCTTGGTACAATAGAGCAATGGTAGAGCCTGTTATGGGATTTTGCACACAAAAAGAGCATAGAAATTTCCTTCAAGAAGTGCCGCAATTTGAATTTCTTTTAACTAGGTCTGGTATTATGATTTTTAAGTTTTTCTTATCTATAAATAAAGAAACACAGGCAAAAAGATTTAAAAGCAGAAGAACAAACCCATTAAAAAGATTTAAAATTTCCCCTGTTGATAATATGGCACAAGAACTTTGGAATCAATACTCAATGGCACAAAGTAGTATGTTTTTACAAACAGATACAGATATAAATCCTTGGATTATTATAGATTCAAATAGTAAAAAACAAGCTAGAATAAATACTATAAAAACAATATTAAATAAAGTTGATTATAAGGATAAATGTTCTCAAGATAAGTTAAAAATAAACAAAGAAAAAATTAGAAGTGCTGCAGATGAACTAAAAATATTAGAACAAGCGATTAAAAAAATGAAAATTACACTTTAG
- the dsbD gene encoding protein-disulfide reductase DsbD produces the protein MFNKIIFFLFFSCSFLFANINNVFDIQAKMLDNIGLNLEFNIDKKAYLYSDKIKVKLLSQDKDITEFLNFPQSKQYKNYQIYSGKFDVLIPLGLINNLDELSLRVDYLGCAYDGFCYEPLAKKIDIKKNANTYEISISQIDLKKFSTPKYIKTDKSSNSSNHQTIAGNLSKNSVFVSLITFFGYGLLLALTPCILPMIPILSSIIVSKGDVGKKHSFIISLVYVFSMSIAYAIAGVLASLFGMGIQGILQIPVVIISFSLIFVFFALSMFGVFKFQMPLFIQNFINSKTKHKTGFFGVAIMGFLSALIVGPCIAAPLAGALLFIAQSGNILLGGLALFVMSFAMGIPLLLIGLGGKKFLPKPGIWMEEINKLFGFIMLIMAVWMLSRIINQNLTMLIYGVIGIFFAIFMGRFDRAKSTFMKFKKSICIFVFIYSILLIIGFASGATDISKPLENITISKNRPQINHQEISFKYAKNLKELKNIIHSSKKPVMIDFWATWCVNCKELENIFQDNDVKQKLFEFELVKIDVTNSNNENKEMMKEFGVYGPPAIIFFKDGIELKNKQIIGLITAKDFLKHIEEI, from the coding sequence ATGTTTAATAAGATAATATTTTTTCTGTTTTTTAGTTGTAGTTTTTTATTTGCAAATATAAATAATGTTTTTGATATACAAGCCAAAATGTTAGATAATATTGGTTTAAATTTAGAATTTAATATAGATAAAAAAGCATATCTTTATAGCGATAAAATCAAGGTAAAATTACTTTCGCAAGACAAAGATATAACTGAGTTTTTAAATTTTCCACAAAGCAAACAATATAAAAATTATCAAATTTATAGCGGAAAATTTGATGTTTTAATTCCGCTTGGACTTATAAATAATTTAGATGAGCTTTCTCTAAGAGTTGATTACTTGGGATGTGCTTATGATGGCTTTTGCTATGAACCTTTAGCAAAAAAGATAGATATTAAAAAAAATGCAAACACATATGAAATTTCTATATCTCAAATAGATTTAAAAAAATTTTCAACTCCAAAATATATAAAAACAGATAAATCAAGCAACTCATCAAACCATCAAACTATAGCTGGCAATTTATCAAAAAACAGCGTTTTTGTTAGTTTAATTACATTTTTTGGATACGGACTGCTTCTTGCTTTAACGCCATGCATTTTACCAATGATTCCCATACTTTCAAGCATAATTGTATCAAAAGGGGATGTTGGCAAAAAACATAGTTTTATAATAAGTCTAGTTTATGTATTTTCAATGAGTATAGCATACGCCATAGCAGGTGTGTTAGCAAGTCTTTTTGGCATGGGTATTCAAGGAATACTTCAAATTCCTGTTGTTATCATATCTTTTAGTCTTATTTTTGTATTTTTTGCTCTTTCAATGTTTGGTGTTTTTAAATTTCAAATGCCTCTTTTTATTCAAAATTTCATAAACTCAAAAACTAAACATAAAACAGGGTTTTTTGGCGTAGCCATTATGGGATTTTTATCAGCTTTGATAGTAGGACCTTGCATAGCAGCACCACTTGCTGGAGCACTTCTTTTCATAGCTCAGAGTGGAAATATACTTCTTGGAGGACTAGCTCTTTTTGTAATGAGCTTTGCCATGGGAATTCCATTGCTTCTAATAGGTCTTGGTGGAAAAAAATTTCTTCCAAAACCAGGAATTTGGATGGAAGAAATTAATAAATTATTTGGCTTTATAATGCTAATAATGGCCGTATGGATGTTATCAAGAATAATAAATCAAAATCTAACAATGCTTATTTATGGTGTCATTGGGATATTTTTTGCTATTTTCATGGGACGTTTTGACAGAGCAAAAAGCACTTTTATGAAATTTAAAAAATCTATTTGTATTTTTGTATTTATCTACTCAATTTTACTAATTATAGGATTTGCAAGTGGGGCAACAGATATATCAAAACCACTTGAAAACATTACAATTAGTAAAAACCGCCCTCAAATAAATCATCAAGAAATTTCTTTTAAATATGCTAAAAATTTAAAAGAACTAAAAAATATAATTCATAGTTCAAAAAAGCCAGTTATGATAGATTTTTGGGCAACTTGGTGTGTAAATTGTAAAGAGTTAGAAAATATTTTTCAAGATAATGATGTGAAACAAAAACTTTTTGAATTTGAACTTGTAAAGATAGATGTTACAAATAGCAATAATGAAAACAAAGAAATGATGAAAGAATTTGGAGTTTATGGTCCCCCTGCTATTATATTTTTTAAAGATGGAATTGAATTAAAAAACAAACAAATAATAGGTTTAATAACTGCTAAAGATTTTTTAAAACATATAGAAGAAATTTAG
- a CDS encoding hydrogenase small subunit — protein sequence MKQDNLAAKISARLNEVQNMPKMHNGSIMQKLQEHGFTRRDFMKWAGAMTAMLSLPTSFIPQVAKAAELADRLPVIWLHMAECTGCSESLLRTDTPTIDSLIFDYISLEYHETIMAASGWQAEENLEDAIEKYKGKYVLMVEGGIPEGSSEFYLTVGPTGTTGAQHCRHASENALAIFAIGTCSSFGGVQAAHPNPTNAQPLSKITNKPVINVPGCPPSEKNIVGNVLNYLLFGTLPSLDAYNRPKWAYGLRIHDLCERRGHFDAGEFVQNFGDQGAKDGYCLYKVGCKGPYTFNNCSRERFNSHTSWPIQAGHGCIGCSEPNFWDEMGPFEVPLGDRLYNTTFGGLGADATADKIGIGILAIAGVAIAAHAAIASFKK from the coding sequence ATGAAACAAGATAATCTTGCCGCAAAAATCAGTGCTAGATTGAACGAAGTTCAAAATATGCCAAAAATGCATAATGGTTCTATTATGCAAAAATTGCAAGAACACGGTTTTACAAGAAGAGACTTTATGAAATGGGCTGGAGCGATGACTGCAATGCTATCACTTCCTACATCTTTTATACCTCAAGTTGCAAAAGCTGCTGAATTAGCAGATAGATTGCCAGTTATTTGGTTGCATATGGCAGAATGCACAGGATGTAGTGAAAGTTTATTAAGAACAGATACACCTACTATAGATAGCCTTATATTTGATTATATTTCGCTTGAATATCATGAAACTATAATGGCAGCAAGTGGATGGCAAGCTGAAGAAAATTTAGAAGATGCTATAGAAAAATACAAAGGCAAATATGTCCTTATGGTTGAAGGTGGAATTCCTGAAGGTTCGAGTGAATTTTATTTAACAGTAGGTCCAACAGGAACAACAGGAGCACAGCATTGCAGACACGCAAGTGAAAATGCTTTAGCTATATTTGCTATAGGAACCTGTTCAAGTTTTGGTGGCGTTCAAGCCGCTCATCCAAATCCAACAAATGCTCAACCTCTTAGTAAAATAACAAATAAACCTGTTATAAATGTACCAGGATGCCCACCAAGTGAGAAAAATATAGTTGGAAATGTTTTAAATTATTTGCTTTTTGGAACCCTACCTAGCTTAGATGCTTACAATAGACCAAAATGGGCGTATGGACTAAGAATTCATGATCTTTGCGAAAGAAGAGGTCATTTTGATGCTGGCGAATTTGTCCAAAACTTTGGCGATCAGGGTGCAAAAGATGGTTATTGTTTATATAAAGTAGGATGCAAAGGTCCTTATACTTTTAACAACTGCTCAAGAGAAAGATTTAATTCTCATACAAGTTGGCCTATACAAGCAGGTCATGGCTGTATAGGATGTAGTGAACCAAATTTTTGGGATGAAATGGGTCCATTTGAAGTTCCTCTTGGAGATAGACTTTATAATACAACTTTTGGCGGTTTAGGAGCTGATGCTACAGCTGATAAAATAGGTATAGGAATTCTAGCTATTGCCGGCGTTGCTATTGCAGCTCATGCAGCCATTGCTTCATTTAAAAAATAA